One region of Candidatus Polarisedimenticolaceae bacterium genomic DNA includes:
- a CDS encoding gamma-glutamylcyclotransferase, with product MHYFGYGSNLNRLDLDRWCARRDLPALNLKPEGLAFLPDRTLAFSHRSTTRAGGVLDVPEAVGRAVQGVVFRCADERTLTTLDRKENEGHVYRRIEEIVITPGGGESPAFLYEVDPRFRETYVPPNPDYLDAVRRGYEAHGVELDALEEAAKGKTPAGAVATLFVYGTLRRGEMRHPILERHGGRLIGEGRIEGTLVDLGPHPGLIGQAREHPVVGEIYAFDDLARVLGETDRVEGFLGFGDPSSQYRRGVVSVSLGGDAPSVMAWTYLFAGEVSGLPVVPGGIWRRQHVT from the coding sequence ATGCACTACTTCGGCTACGGCTCCAACCTGAACCGCCTCGACCTCGATCGCTGGTGCGCACGCCGCGACCTCCCCGCGCTGAACCTGAAGCCCGAGGGGCTGGCATTCCTGCCCGACCGCACCCTCGCCTTCTCGCATCGCTCGACGACCCGCGCGGGCGGGGTGCTCGACGTCCCCGAGGCGGTGGGCCGCGCGGTCCAGGGGGTCGTCTTTCGGTGCGCCGACGAGCGGACGCTCACGACGCTCGACCGCAAGGAGAACGAGGGGCACGTCTACCGCCGCATCGAGGAGATCGTCATCACGCCGGGCGGCGGCGAGTCGCCGGCGTTCCTCTACGAGGTCGATCCGCGCTTCCGAGAAACTTACGTCCCGCCGAACCCGGACTACCTCGACGCGGTGAGGCGAGGGTACGAGGCGCACGGTGTCGAGCTGGACGCGCTCGAAGAAGCCGCCAAGGGCAAGACGCCGGCCGGCGCGGTCGCGACCCTCTTCGTCTACGGGACGCTCCGGCGCGGCGAGATGCGCCACCCGATCCTCGAGCGGCACGGCGGGCGACTCATCGGCGAGGGACGCATCGAGGGGACGCTCGTCGATCTGGGCCCGCACCCGGGTTTGATCGGGCAGGCGCGCGAGCACCCGGTCGTCGGCGAAATCTACGCCTTCGACGATCTCGCGCGGGTCCTGGGCGAGACCGATCGCGTCGAGGGGTTCCTCGGGTTCGGCGATCCCTCGTCGCAGTACCGCCGCGGCGTCGTCTCGGTCTCGCTCGGGGGGGACGCTCCGTCCGTCATGGCATGGACCTACCTCTTCGCCGGAGAGGTCTCGGGCTTACCGGTGGTTCCCGGGGGGATCTGGCGGCGCCAGCACGTCACGTAA
- a CDS encoding MBL fold metallo-hydrolase, protein MPASRRAVFRWAILDKLTGKRKVQPHGPPAPWVQADLEAARDKATARVTWIGHASFLATIGGKAILLDPVFSEKIGFFIHRHGKPGLTREQLPPIDALLITHNHYDHLDEPSVLSLPRDLPVFTPEGLGAWFTGRGFTRVTDLAWWQSARVDGVTITAVPARHWSRRRLADTNETHWCGYVIQGGGKTLYDAGDTAAFSGFSLIAERFPAIDVALLPIGAYTPAWFMEQQHMNPSQAIDAFSTLRARMMVPMHWGSIQLTDEPLLEPMERLGVAWAKRGGGDALRLLPMGGSIRF, encoded by the coding sequence GTGCCGGCCAGCCGGCGCGCCGTCTTCCGCTGGGCGATCCTCGACAAGCTCACAGGCAAGCGCAAGGTCCAGCCGCACGGCCCTCCCGCGCCATGGGTGCAAGCCGATCTCGAAGCCGCCCGCGACAAGGCGACCGCGCGCGTCACCTGGATCGGCCACGCGTCGTTCCTCGCGACGATCGGCGGCAAGGCGATCCTCCTCGACCCTGTGTTCTCCGAGAAGATCGGCTTCTTCATCCACCGCCACGGCAAGCCCGGCTTGACGCGCGAACAGCTCCCGCCGATCGACGCCCTTCTCATCACTCACAACCACTACGACCATCTCGACGAGCCGTCGGTCCTGTCACTCCCGCGCGACCTTCCCGTGTTCACGCCAGAAGGCCTCGGCGCTTGGTTCACGGGGCGCGGCTTCACGCGCGTGACCGATCTCGCGTGGTGGCAGAGCGCTCGAGTCGACGGCGTCACCATCACCGCCGTCCCGGCACGCCACTGGTCGCGACGCCGCTTGGCCGACACCAATGAGACGCACTGGTGCGGCTACGTCATCCAGGGCGGCGGCAAGACCCTCTACGACGCCGGCGACACCGCCGCCTTCTCCGGCTTCTCCCTGATCGCCGAGCGCTTTCCCGCGATCGACGTCGCTCTCCTCCCGATCGGCGCCTACACGCCCGCGTGGTTCATGGAGCAGCAGCACATGAACCCGAGCCAAGCGATCGACGCGTTCTCCACTCTCCGCGCTCGAATGATGGTCCCCATGCATTGGGGCTCCATCCAACTCACCGACGAGCCGCTCTTGGAGCCGATGGAACGGCTGGGCGTCGCATGGGCGAAGCGGGGCGGGGGAGATGCGCTGCGGCTACTCCCCATGGGTGGCTCCATTCGTTTCTAG
- the miaE gene encoding tRNA isopentenyl-2-thiomethyl-A-37 hydroxylase MiaE produces MSTDEELPLLSVTPRSWAEIASRSLDVFLADHAVCEQQAALNALSLIGQYPADEELVERMSSLAAEEIAHLRRVAGILRRRKIQPAGRRTNPWVRGLHDRMETKREPERQVDRLLVGALIEARSCERFTRLAEVLDDPEVAALLHDLGPAEARHWRLFYGLAARLMPAGLLEARWRQWLEVERDITAGLGVGPTVHG; encoded by the coding sequence ATGAGCACGGACGAAGAGCTGCCGCTCCTGTCGGTGACGCCGCGGTCGTGGGCCGAGATCGCGTCGCGCTCGCTCGACGTGTTCCTCGCCGATCACGCCGTGTGCGAGCAGCAGGCGGCGCTGAACGCCTTGTCGCTCATCGGGCAATACCCGGCCGACGAGGAGCTGGTCGAGCGGATGTCGTCGCTCGCCGCCGAGGAGATCGCGCATCTCCGCCGCGTCGCGGGGATCCTGCGTCGCCGCAAGATCCAGCCGGCGGGGCGGCGCACGAACCCCTGGGTGCGCGGCCTTCACGACCGGATGGAGACGAAGCGCGAGCCGGAGCGGCAGGTCGATCGCCTGCTCGTCGGCGCGCTCATCGAGGCGCGGAGCTGCGAGCGGTTCACGCGGCTCGCGGAGGTGCTCGACGATCCGGAGGTCGCGGCGCTGCTCCACGACCTCGGCCCCGCCGAGGCGCGGCACTGGCGTTTGTTCTACGGGCTGGCCGCTCGTCTCATGCCGGCCGGCCTCCTCGAGGCGCGCTGGCGTCAATGGCTCGAGGTCGAGCGCGACATCACCGCGGGCTTGGGAGTCGGGCCGACGGTCCACGGATGA
- a CDS encoding SRPBCC family protein yields the protein MSILKKLVLALVILVVVLAGVGMLLPRMVHVERQVTIGAPQATVYALIDGFRPFPKWSPWQHKDPNMKVTLEGPEFGVGAKQSWTGDPKTVGTGTQEVVEAKAPELVVWKLVFQGYPPAEARMTLSQAAAGGTQVVWGMDNDMGAGPVGRYFGLMMDKMIGPDFDQGLANLKSVAEGLPKTDFADLAVEKIDAKPVTVAYLPATASKDETEIAKTIGASYMQVGKFMKANGLQIAGAPMTINTKYDDTGYAFDAAIPVDKSPEKEIAADSPVKVKQTYSGKALKVVMKGPYSGMAATYDKLHAYMAARGYESAGSPWDEYVTDPGTTAPADLRTNIVQPVK from the coding sequence ATGTCCATCTTGAAGAAGCTCGTCCTGGCGTTGGTGATCCTCGTCGTGGTGCTCGCCGGCGTCGGGATGTTGCTGCCGCGAATGGTTCACGTCGAGCGTCAGGTCACGATCGGCGCCCCGCAGGCGACGGTCTACGCGCTCATCGATGGGTTCCGACCATTTCCGAAGTGGTCGCCATGGCAGCACAAAGACCCGAACATGAAGGTCACGCTCGAAGGGCCGGAGTTCGGCGTCGGCGCGAAGCAGAGCTGGACGGGCGACCCGAAGACGGTCGGCACCGGCACGCAAGAGGTCGTCGAGGCGAAGGCGCCGGAGCTCGTGGTCTGGAAGCTCGTGTTCCAAGGATACCCACCGGCCGAGGCACGCATGACGCTCTCGCAGGCGGCCGCAGGCGGGACGCAGGTGGTGTGGGGGATGGACAACGACATGGGCGCGGGGCCGGTCGGGCGCTACTTCGGGCTCATGATGGACAAGATGATCGGGCCCGACTTCGACCAGGGGCTCGCGAACCTGAAGAGCGTGGCCGAAGGATTGCCGAAGACCGACTTCGCCGACCTCGCGGTCGAGAAGATCGACGCGAAGCCGGTCACGGTCGCGTACCTTCCGGCCACGGCGTCGAAGGACGAGACCGAGATCGCGAAGACGATCGGCGCGTCGTACATGCAGGTCGGGAAGTTCATGAAGGCGAACGGCCTCCAGATCGCGGGCGCGCCGATGACGATCAACACCAAATACGACGACACCGGCTACGCGTTCGACGCCGCGATTCCCGTCGACAAGTCACCCGAGAAGGAGATCGCCGCCGACTCTCCGGTCAAGGTGAAGCAGACGTACTCGGGGAAGGCGCTCAAGGTCGTCATGAAGGGGCCGTACTCCGGGATGGCGGCGACGTACGACAAGCTCCACGCGTACATGGCGGCGCGCGGCTACGAGTCCGCGGGGTCGCCGTGGGACGAGTACGTGACCGATCCGGGGACGACGGCGCCGGCCGATCTGCGCACGAACATCGTCCAGCCGGTGAAGTAA
- a CDS encoding sigma-54-dependent Fis family transcriptional regulator, whose translation MGAPREDVARALLEALKGVLADVNDPSQVLAIVLDQSVRLSGADRGVLAEVGESGELAFRVLHKIDQTELAGQAGTFSRSVFGEVLKTGRPLLLKDALRTPGLKDAASVQAMRIISLLCLPISVDGKVVALVHLEHATPGHFTAAHEAMLAPLLDVAGPVIGALRAGRGVLKERDQAREAERRARKESEESRHLLAQEWSFGRFVGRTPVVRDLEATVRRAAKSDYPVLLIGESGTGKGVLARILHHAGPRSELSFVTVFCPSLERGLIESEMFGHRRGAFTGADHDRIGKVQAAEGGTLFLDEVGELPLEIQAKLLRLLQEKTYERVGDSAERSTDIRVIAATHRDLEADAASGRFRRDLFERLNFLPIAVPPLRERVSDIPLLLRHALDRHDAGRWIEIDDDAVRWLADLDFVWPGNVRHLEQLAARLAVEQPSGPVGRADLERLLGGRKDAASLAKKGDDLALGLPTLVSNSERDWLNAALKTYTGITRRELAEKLKISEAALYKKLKQHGLGG comes from the coding sequence GTGGGCGCGCCCCGGGAAGATGTCGCCCGCGCGCTTCTCGAGGCGCTGAAGGGCGTCCTCGCCGACGTCAACGACCCGTCGCAGGTCCTGGCGATCGTCCTCGATCAATCGGTCCGCCTCAGCGGCGCCGACCGCGGCGTGCTCGCCGAGGTGGGGGAGTCCGGCGAGCTGGCGTTCCGCGTCCTTCACAAGATCGACCAGACCGAGCTCGCCGGCCAAGCGGGGACGTTCAGCCGCAGCGTGTTCGGCGAGGTCTTGAAGACCGGCCGGCCGCTTCTCCTCAAAGACGCGCTGCGCACCCCGGGACTCAAGGACGCCGCGTCGGTCCAGGCGATGCGAATCATCTCGCTCCTCTGCCTTCCGATCTCCGTCGACGGGAAGGTCGTGGCGCTCGTGCACCTCGAGCACGCCACCCCCGGACACTTCACGGCGGCCCACGAGGCGATGCTCGCACCGCTCCTCGACGTCGCCGGCCCGGTCATCGGCGCGCTCCGCGCCGGCCGCGGCGTTCTCAAGGAGCGCGACCAGGCGCGCGAAGCGGAGCGCCGCGCAAGGAAGGAGTCGGAGGAGAGCCGGCACCTCCTCGCGCAGGAGTGGTCGTTCGGCAGGTTCGTGGGGCGCACGCCGGTCGTGCGCGACCTCGAGGCGACGGTTCGCCGCGCCGCGAAGAGCGACTATCCGGTCCTCCTGATCGGAGAGTCGGGTACCGGCAAGGGTGTCCTCGCACGCATCCTCCACCACGCCGGTCCGCGATCCGAATTGTCGTTCGTCACGGTGTTCTGTCCCTCGCTCGAGCGAGGGCTCATCGAGTCCGAGATGTTCGGCCATCGCCGCGGCGCCTTCACCGGCGCCGATCACGATCGCATCGGCAAGGTGCAGGCGGCCGAAGGCGGAACGCTCTTCCTGGACGAAGTCGGAGAGCTGCCGCTCGAGATCCAGGCGAAGCTCCTCCGCCTCCTTCAAGAGAAGACGTACGAGCGCGTCGGCGACTCAGCCGAGCGGAGCACCGACATCCGCGTCATCGCCGCCACGCATCGGGATCTCGAAGCCGACGCCGCCTCCGGACGATTCCGACGCGACCTCTTCGAGCGCCTCAACTTCCTGCCGATCGCGGTTCCACCACTGAGAGAACGCGTCTCCGACATCCCGCTCCTCCTCCGGCACGCGCTCGATCGCCACGACGCGGGACGCTGGATCGAGATCGACGACGACGCCGTGCGCTGGCTTGCCGACCTCGACTTCGTGTGGCCCGGGAACGTCCGCCACCTCGAGCAGCTCGCCGCCCGTCTCGCCGTGGAGCAGCCGAGCGGACCGGTAGGGCGAGCCGACCTCGAGCGCCTCCTCGGCGGAAGGAAGGACGCCGCGTCACTCGCGAAGAAGGGCGACGACCTCGCCCTCGGCCTCCCGACCCTCGTCTCGAACTCCGAGCGCGACTGGCTAAACGCCGCTCTGAAGACCTACACCGGCATCACGCGGCGCGAGCTCGCGGAGAAGCTCAAGATCAGCGAGGCCGCCCTCTACAAGAAGCTCAAGCAGCACGGGCTCGGTGGCTGA
- a CDS encoding AAA family ATPase, which translates to MRLVVLCGPPGVGKLTIARELAARSGYRLFHNHLMVDLLESLFEFGSKPFVELRERYWIELLGRAADEGIDGVVFTLAFDRTLSPDFIARLTELSRERRSDLSFIELSCAPDELERRILAPERAQHGKLNSVARYRELAASGAFVRPALPDRTVVIDTTGLSVAEAAGRVHRYMEGGA; encoded by the coding sequence ATGCGGCTCGTCGTCCTCTGTGGCCCGCCGGGTGTCGGAAAGCTGACGATCGCGCGCGAGCTCGCGGCCCGCTCGGGCTATCGGCTCTTTCACAACCATCTCATGGTCGACTTGCTCGAATCCTTGTTCGAGTTCGGCTCGAAGCCTTTTGTCGAGCTGCGCGAGCGGTACTGGATCGAATTGCTGGGGCGGGCGGCGGACGAGGGGATCGACGGCGTGGTGTTCACGCTGGCGTTCGATCGCACGTTGTCGCCGGATTTCATCGCCCGTCTCACCGAGCTCTCCCGGGAGCGTCGCAGCGACCTGTCGTTCATCGAGTTGTCGTGCGCACCTGACGAGCTCGAGCGCCGCATTCTCGCTCCCGAGCGTGCGCAGCACGGGAAGCTCAATTCCGTCGCGCGATATCGCGAGCTTGCGGCATCGGGCGCGTTCGTCCGCCCGGCGCTTCCTGACCGCACGGTTGTCATCGACACCACCGGCCTGTCCGTCGCGGAAGCCGCGGGCCGCGTTCATCGGTACATGGAGGGGGGAGCATGA
- a CDS encoding M1 family metallopeptidase: protein MRPVIFVVAAAVVATFPAVAADEQVGRLGKDVVPKAQSIVLDLDPRQEGYTGTVEIKLDVKKPVTSFRMHARQIDLDTIALDESPWTSAVKDDGMIELQGKAPLAPGAHLLRIAFHNKFDTAAKGLYRLKSAGEWYAFTQFEAVDARQAFPCFDEPSFKIPYSITITAPSDQISLANTPEAKTSEANGKRTTVFATTRPLPSYLVALAVGPFETVPIPGTSIPTRVICPKGSKALTAEAVTMTPPVLKELEKYFGRKYPYEKLDLIAVPEYWYGAMENPGLITFVDSSLLLDSKTANANERERLAVFLAHEIAHMWFGDLVTMAWWDDLWLNESFATWMEQKIVIQLYPEYDASIEQVNSKQGVMVTDTLVSTRAMRQPVQSVDSLLQSADFLAYSKGAAVLDMVESWIGADTFRTGVIAYLTAHADANATADDLWSALGAAAKKDVKGTLSSFLDQPGVPIVTAEIQGLSVKLTQTRFLSAGAKAPKPQLWSIPVSLRYPAGDGTRVQRVLLKEASQLVKLDASAPPAWVHPNADEGGYYRWSVAPDALAAMSSAATKSLTVRERVGLVGNVNALLSAGQLPGEVAVKTVVAFAGDDEPDVVIEVVKGIDTIRERFFSEHDDAAIAPFVRQTLGPQLEKIGPSPVKGERLSTTSLRALLYDRLADAGRDEKALAELEKLAKAYLADRTSVDPSLVRSAVMGAAIRGDAALFDTYKSRFESAKIPAERSLFLSALGNFRAPALVDRALAYSLTGPLRPQETTRIARTMGGVPTSRGAAWTWMTTHYDELAAKIPSDYMIYMPYYAAGCSEERVAAARTFFSDPKHAPSGTATELARVVESVDECVALDRRFGDTVRATTTH, encoded by the coding sequence ATGAGGCCCGTCATCTTCGTCGTCGCGGCCGCTGTGGTGGCCACGTTCCCCGCAGTCGCCGCGGACGAGCAGGTCGGGCGTCTCGGGAAGGACGTCGTCCCGAAGGCCCAGTCGATCGTCCTCGATCTCGACCCGCGCCAGGAGGGCTACACCGGCACGGTCGAGATCAAGCTCGACGTGAAGAAGCCGGTGACCTCGTTCCGGATGCACGCGAGACAGATCGACCTCGACACGATCGCGCTCGACGAGTCGCCATGGACGTCCGCCGTCAAGGACGACGGGATGATCGAGCTGCAGGGGAAGGCGCCGCTCGCGCCGGGGGCACACCTCCTCCGGATCGCCTTCCACAACAAGTTCGACACCGCGGCGAAGGGACTTTACCGCCTGAAGTCCGCGGGCGAGTGGTACGCCTTCACGCAGTTCGAGGCGGTCGATGCGCGTCAGGCGTTCCCGTGCTTCGACGAGCCGTCGTTCAAGATCCCGTACTCCATCACGATCACGGCACCGTCGGATCAGATTTCGCTCGCAAACACGCCGGAGGCGAAGACCTCCGAGGCGAACGGCAAGCGCACGACCGTCTTCGCGACGACGAGGCCGCTTCCTTCGTACCTCGTCGCGCTCGCCGTCGGTCCGTTCGAGACGGTCCCGATTCCGGGCACCTCGATCCCGACGCGGGTCATCTGTCCCAAGGGGTCGAAGGCGCTCACCGCCGAGGCGGTGACGATGACGCCGCCGGTCTTGAAGGAGCTCGAGAAGTACTTCGGCCGGAAGTACCCGTACGAGAAGCTCGACCTCATCGCGGTGCCGGAGTACTGGTACGGCGCGATGGAGAACCCGGGCCTCATCACCTTCGTCGACAGCTCGCTCCTCCTCGACTCGAAGACCGCGAACGCGAACGAGCGCGAGCGGCTCGCCGTCTTCCTGGCGCACGAGATCGCGCACATGTGGTTCGGCGATCTCGTCACGATGGCGTGGTGGGACGACCTCTGGCTCAACGAGTCGTTCGCGACCTGGATGGAGCAGAAGATCGTCATCCAGCTTTACCCGGAGTACGACGCCTCGATCGAGCAGGTGAATTCCAAGCAAGGCGTCATGGTGACGGACACCCTGGTCTCTACCCGCGCGATGCGCCAGCCGGTCCAGTCGGTCGACTCGCTCCTCCAGTCGGCGGACTTCCTCGCGTACTCGAAGGGGGCGGCGGTCCTCGACATGGTCGAGAGCTGGATCGGCGCCGACACGTTCCGCACCGGCGTCATCGCGTATCTCACCGCGCACGCCGACGCGAACGCCACCGCCGACGATCTCTGGTCGGCGCTCGGCGCGGCGGCCAAGAAGGACGTGAAGGGCACGCTCTCGTCGTTCCTCGACCAGCCGGGCGTTCCCATCGTCACCGCGGAGATCCAGGGCCTGTCCGTGAAGCTCACGCAGACGCGCTTCCTCTCGGCGGGGGCGAAGGCGCCGAAGCCGCAGCTCTGGTCGATCCCGGTGTCCCTGAGATACCCCGCGGGCGACGGCACGCGCGTGCAGCGCGTCCTCCTGAAGGAAGCCTCACAGCTCGTCAAACTCGACGCCTCCGCCCCGCCCGCGTGGGTGCACCCGAACGCCGACGAGGGCGGCTACTACCGCTGGTCGGTCGCGCCCGACGCGCTCGCCGCGATGTCGTCCGCCGCGACCAAGTCGCTCACGGTGCGCGAGCGCGTCGGCCTCGTCGGCAACGTGAACGCGCTCCTCTCCGCCGGACAGCTTCCCGGCGAGGTCGCCGTCAAGACGGTCGTCGCCTTCGCGGGCGACGACGAGCCCGACGTCGTCATCGAGGTCGTCAAGGGGATCGACACGATCCGCGAGCGCTTCTTCTCCGAGCACGACGACGCTGCGATCGCGCCGTTCGTCCGGCAGACGCTCGGCCCGCAGCTCGAGAAGATCGGTCCGTCGCCGGTCAAGGGCGAGCGGTTGTCGACGACGAGCCTTCGTGCGCTCCTCTACGACCGCCTCGCCGACGCGGGGCGCGACGAGAAGGCGCTCGCCGAGCTCGAAAAGCTCGCGAAGGCGTACCTCGCCGACCGCACCTCGGTCGATCCGTCGCTCGTCCGGAGCGCCGTCATGGGCGCCGCGATCCGCGGCGACGCCGCGCTCTTCGACACCTACAAGAGCCGCTTCGAGTCCGCGAAGATCCCCGCGGAACGCAGCCTTTTCCTCTCGGCGCTCGGGAACTTCCGCGCTCCGGCGCTCGTCGATCGCGCCCTCGCGTACTCCCTCACCGGCCCGCTCCGTCCGCAGGAGACGACGCGTATCGCGCGCACGATGGGCGGCGTGCCCACGTCGCGTGGCGCCGCATGGACGTGGATGACGACGCACTATGACGAGCTCGCGGCGAAGATCCCGTCCGACTACATGATCTACATGCCTTACTACGCCGCGGGCTGCTCGGAAGAGCGCGTCGCCGCGGCGCGCACCTTCTTCTCCGACCCGAAGCACGCGCCGTCCGGCACCGCCACGGAGCTGGCGCGCGTCGTCGAGTCGGTGGACGAGTGCGTCGCGCTCGACCGCCGGTTCGGTGATACGGTGAGAGCCACCACCACCCACTGA
- a CDS encoding lysophospholipid acyltransferase family protein, with protein MGSSPSAGKRLRFALETAAATTLLALARALPEALLAGLGRMMGSLAYRLDRKHTRVALENLKTAFGDALTDADRRRIVRECWRHYGRITASGAAFPRLTKDDIGTTIRYENVDALRSAYAEGKGVLVISGHYGHWELVAYMQGFLGCPMLMITKPMENPRLERALASVRQGSGNEVVAKENAMRSAVKALARGIGVAVMIDQDARKAGIFVPFFGRPASTIPTVGMMHLRTGAAVVGVCAYPESDGGWTIVYERFKFDGLTGDRDTDVRRITAETTSWLEGKVRERPELWMWMHRRWKTNAP; from the coding sequence GTGGGCTCCTCACCTTCCGCGGGCAAGCGCCTCCGCTTCGCGCTCGAAACCGCCGCCGCCACGACCCTCCTGGCGCTGGCGCGCGCCCTCCCCGAAGCGCTCCTCGCGGGCCTCGGCCGCATGATGGGCTCGCTCGCCTACCGCCTCGACCGCAAGCACACGCGCGTCGCGCTCGAGAACCTGAAAACCGCCTTCGGCGACGCGCTCACGGACGCCGACCGCCGCCGCATCGTCCGCGAGTGCTGGCGCCACTACGGCCGCATCACGGCGAGCGGCGCCGCCTTCCCCCGCCTCACCAAGGACGACATCGGCACCACGATCCGCTACGAGAACGTCGACGCCCTCCGCTCCGCCTACGCCGAGGGGAAAGGCGTCCTCGTCATCTCCGGCCACTACGGCCACTGGGAGCTCGTCGCCTACATGCAGGGCTTCCTCGGCTGCCCCATGCTCATGATCACGAAGCCGATGGAGAATCCCCGCCTCGAGCGCGCGCTCGCAAGCGTCCGCCAAGGATCCGGCAACGAGGTCGTCGCGAAGGAGAACGCGATGCGCTCGGCCGTCAAGGCGCTCGCGCGCGGCATCGGCGTCGCCGTCATGATCGATCAGGACGCGCGCAAGGCCGGCATCTTCGTCCCGTTCTTCGGCCGCCCCGCCTCCACGATCCCGACCGTCGGCATGATGCATCTGCGCACCGGCGCCGCGGTCGTCGGCGTCTGCGCCTACCCCGAATCCGACGGGGGTTGGACGATCGTCTACGAGCGGTTCAAGTTCGACGGGCTCACCGGCGACCGCGACACCGACGTGCGCCGCATCACCGCCGAGACGACCTCATGGCTCGAAGGGAAGGTCCGCGAGCGACCGGAGTTGTGGATGTGGATGCACCGGCGGTGGAAGACGAACGCGCCTTAG
- a CDS encoding class I SAM-dependent methyltransferase, protein MTDDAIAKFKENQRQGWKHFAPLEMMTTPAAARLVRHAGVRAGMEVLDVACGTGVVAITAALAGAHVRGLDLTPELLERARENAVVAGVDIDFREGDVEALPYADATFDVVTSQFGHMFAPRPDVAIAQMLRVLKPGGMIAFSTWPPELLIGASFSLVGSYMPPPPPGVSPPPQWGDVSVIRERLGKGVRDIHFDRDCMLVPALSERNYRDRIEQTAGPMLKLVEMLSASDPGRLKQFRSEYDALVAPYFADNIIRQDYLMTRAIKV, encoded by the coding sequence ATGACCGACGACGCCATCGCCAAGTTCAAAGAGAACCAACGTCAGGGATGGAAGCATTTCGCACCCCTCGAGATGATGACGACTCCGGCGGCGGCGCGCCTCGTGCGCCACGCCGGCGTTCGGGCGGGGATGGAGGTCCTGGACGTCGCCTGCGGCACGGGCGTCGTCGCGATCACCGCGGCGCTAGCGGGAGCGCACGTGCGTGGGCTCGATCTCACGCCGGAGCTGCTCGAGCGAGCGAGGGAGAACGCGGTCGTCGCGGGCGTCGACATCGATTTCCGAGAAGGGGACGTCGAGGCGTTGCCGTACGCGGACGCCACGTTCGACGTCGTCACGAGCCAGTTCGGCCACATGTTCGCGCCGCGCCCCGATGTCGCGATCGCTCAGATGCTCCGCGTGCTGAAGCCGGGCGGGATGATCGCGTTCTCCACCTGGCCGCCCGAGCTTCTGATCGGCGCCAGCTTCAGCCTCGTCGGAAGCTACATGCCGCCACCGCCGCCGGGTGTCTCGCCGCCGCCGCAATGGGGTGACGTGTCGGTCATTCGAGAGCGGCTCGGCAAAGGGGTGCGAGACATCCACTTCGACCGCGACTGCATGCTCGTTCCCGCGCTCAGCGAGCGGAACTACCGCGACCGCATCGAGCAGACCGCCGGCCCGATGCTGAAGCTCGTCGAGATGTTGAGCGCGTCCGATCCCGGACGGCTCAAGCAATTCCGCAGCGAGTACGACGCGCTCGTCGCGCCGTATTTCGCGGACAACATCATCCGGCAGGATTACCTGATGACGCGCGCGATCAAGGTGTGA
- a CDS encoding DUF2277 domain-containing protein has protein sequence MCRNIKTLFNFEPPATDEEIQASAIQFVRKLSGFQKPSKANEVAFNAAVEQVSEAARTLVQSLVTQAPPRDRAVVRAKAMADAAKRFASERGR, from the coding sequence ATGTGCAGGAACATCAAGACGCTCTTCAACTTCGAACCGCCGGCGACCGATGAGGAGATCCAGGCATCCGCGATCCAGTTCGTGCGGAAGCTGAGCGGCTTCCAGAAGCCCTCGAAGGCCAACGAAGTCGCGTTCAACGCGGCGGTCGAGCAGGTTTCGGAGGCGGCCAGAACTCTCGTCCAGTCGCTCGTGACGCAAGCGCCGCCGAGGGATCGAGCGGTGGTGAGGGCCAAGGCGATGGCCGACGCTGCCAAGCGGTTCGCGAGTGAACGCGGACGATGA
- a CDS encoding DUF3052 family protein, with protein MSGYSGPPLAKKLGITPESEVLLLGAPAGFKTNLEPLPAGVRFISRVSANVDLAHVFVTAKGDLADRLVTFRRTLKPDTPVWISWPKKSSGVPSTVTEDVIREVALPLGYVDIKVCAVNDVWSGLKLVVRKELR; from the coding sequence ATGTCCGGTTACTCCGGACCGCCGCTCGCGAAGAAGCTCGGCATCACGCCGGAGAGCGAGGTGCTCTTGCTCGGTGCTCCGGCTGGTTTCAAGACGAACCTCGAGCCGTTACCGGCGGGCGTGCGATTCATCTCCCGGGTCAGCGCGAATGTCGACTTGGCTCACGTCTTCGTCACGGCCAAGGGCGATCTGGCCGATCGCCTCGTCACGTTCCGTCGTACCTTGAAGCCCGACACGCCGGTCTGGATCTCGTGGCCCAAGAAGTCGTCGGGTGTGCCGTCCACCGTCACGGAAGACGTGATCCGCGAGGTGGCCCTTCCTCTGGGATACGTCGACATCAAAGTCTGCGCCGTCAACGACGTCTGGTCGGGACTCAAGCTGGTCGTCCGTAAGGAACTGCGTTGA